In the genome of Raphanus sativus cultivar WK10039 chromosome 4, ASM80110v3, whole genome shotgun sequence, one region contains:
- the LOC108853141 gene encoding bidirectional sugar transporter SWEET4 isoform X1, with protein MVSATVARNIAGIFGNVISLFLFLSPIPTFITIYKMKKVEEYKADPYLATVLNCALWVFYGLPIVHPDSLLVITINATGLAIELFYLCIFFYFSPTPRKVKVGLWLIGEMVFVGIVATCTLLLFHTHNKRSSFVGIICVIFVSLMYIAPLTIMSKVIKTKSVRYMPFSLSLANFLNGVIWVIYALIKFDLFILIGNGLGTVSGAVQLILYACYYKTTPKDDEEEDNHSKANSQLQLSSNLQGQVKGVPV; from the exons ATGGTTAGCGCGACCGTTGCGAGAAATATTGCCGGCATTTTTg GCAATGTCATCTCACTGTTCTTGTTCCTATCTCCCAT ACCAACATTCATAACCATATACAAGATGAAGAAGGTGGAGGAATATAAAGCAGACCCATACTTAGCCACAGTACTAAACTGCGCACTATGGGTTTTTTATGGCTTACCAATAGTCCATCCAGATAGTCTCCTTGTGATCACAATTAATGCCACTGGTCTTGCCATTGAACTCTTTTACCTTTGTATCTTTTTCTACTTTTCTCCCACCCCACGTAAG GTGAAAGTGGGGCTATGGCTGATAGGAGAGATGGTATTTGTAGGAATAGTAGCCACATGCACATTGCTATTGTTCCACACGCATAACAAGAGATCTTCTTTTGTTGGAATCATTTGTGTCATTTTTGTTAGCCTCATGTATATTGCTCCTCTCACCATCATG agTAAGGTGATCAAGACCAAAAGTGTGAGGTACATGccattctctctctcacttgcCAACTTTCTAAACGGTGTCATTTGGGTTATTTATGCCCTTATTAAATTCGACCTTTTCATTTTG ATTGGAAATGGACTAGGGACAGTATCAGGAGCAGTACAACTTATACTTTATGCTTGTTATTACAAGACAACACcaaaagatgatgaagaagaggataATCATTCTAAGGCTAACTCTCAGTTACAACTCAGTAGCAACCTGCAGGGACAAGTGAAAGGAGTTCCAGTTTGA
- the LOC108852583 gene encoding uncharacterized protein LOC108852583 produces the protein MDYRSSMESSETLRNKCAACYRQFNKMEHLVEHMKISYHSGHEPTCGVCKKHCRSFESLREHLIGPLPKQECKNIFSLRGCRFCMMILESPNARRIHQERCQFSSVNAGLTTRMAALGLRDKTIIDYTSSRSPKVVALSCKMVGGGSDGSLDLCARVCITDESDNVVFHTYVKPSMVVTNYRYETTGIRPENLRDAMPLKYAQRKIQEFLCNGEPMWKIRPRGGKGRILVGHGLDHDLDRLQIEYPSSMIRDIAKYPPLMKTSKLSNSLKYLTQAYLGYDIHVGIQDPYEDCVATMRLYTRMRYQKHKMEAYPLPADVQNRSNQVAWRQSEVERMSPNEMLSISRSYYYCWCLDSLA, from the exons ATGGATTACAGATCATCTATGGAGTCCTCGGAAACCCTAAG GAACAAGTGCGCAGCTTGTTATAGGCAATTCAACAAAATGGAACATTTAGTGGAACACATGAAGATCTCTTATCACTCCGGTCATGAGCCTACTTGTGGCGTTTGCAAGAAGCATTGCCGATCTTTTGAGTCCCTCCGGGAGCATCTCATAG GACCATTGCCAAAACAAGAATGCAAGAATATTTTTAGCCTTCGCGGATGCAGATTCTGCATGATGATCCTCGAAAGCCCTAACGCTCGTAGGATTCACCAAGAGAGATGCCAATTTTCGAGCGTCAATGCT GGATTGACGACTCGTATGGCAGCGTTAGGCCTAAGAGATAAAACCATCATCGACTACACGTCATCACGGTCTCCAAAAGTGGTTGCACTCTCTTGCAAGATGGTAGGAGGAGGAAGCGACGGGTCGTTGGATCTATGCGCAAGGGTTTGCATAACGGATGAGAGTGATAACGTCGTGTTCCATACGTACGTGAAACCGTCAATGGTTGTGACGAACTATAGGTACGAGACGACCGGTATACGTCCGGAGAATCTAAGGGACGCAATGCCGTTGAAATATGCACAAAGAAAGATTCAAGAATTTCTTTGTAATGGAGAGCCCATGTGGAAGATTCGTCCAAGAGGTGGGAAAGGGAGGATTCTCGTGGGACATGGGCTCGATCATGATCTTGACCGCCTTCAAATTGAATATCCTTCTTCCATGATAAG GGATATTGCAAAATACCCTCCTTTGATGAAAACAAGCAAGCTGAGCAATTCTCTCAAGTACTTAACCCAAGCCTATCTCGG GTATGATATTCATGTTGGGATACAAGACCCATACGAAGATTGTGTAGCGACGATGAGGCTTTACACGAGAATGAGATATCAGAAACATAAGATGGAAGCATATCCTTTACCAGCCGACGTGCAGAACCGTAGCAATCAAGTGGCTTGGAGGCAGAGCGAGGTCGAAAGGATGTCTCCTAATGAAATGCTCTCCATCTCTCGCTCCTACTACTATTGCTGGTGCTTGGACTCCCTCGCTTGA
- the LOC108853141 gene encoding bidirectional sugar transporter SWEET4 isoform X2, producing MKKVEEYKADPYLATVLNCALWVFYGLPIVHPDSLLVITINATGLAIELFYLCIFFYFSPTPRKVKVGLWLIGEMVFVGIVATCTLLLFHTHNKRSSFVGIICVIFVSLMYIAPLTIMSKVIKTKSVRYMPFSLSLANFLNGVIWVIYALIKFDLFILIGNGLGTVSGAVQLILYACYYKTTPKDDEEEDNHSKANSQLQLSSNLQGQVKGVPV from the exons ATGAAGAAGGTGGAGGAATATAAAGCAGACCCATACTTAGCCACAGTACTAAACTGCGCACTATGGGTTTTTTATGGCTTACCAATAGTCCATCCAGATAGTCTCCTTGTGATCACAATTAATGCCACTGGTCTTGCCATTGAACTCTTTTACCTTTGTATCTTTTTCTACTTTTCTCCCACCCCACGTAAG GTGAAAGTGGGGCTATGGCTGATAGGAGAGATGGTATTTGTAGGAATAGTAGCCACATGCACATTGCTATTGTTCCACACGCATAACAAGAGATCTTCTTTTGTTGGAATCATTTGTGTCATTTTTGTTAGCCTCATGTATATTGCTCCTCTCACCATCATG agTAAGGTGATCAAGACCAAAAGTGTGAGGTACATGccattctctctctcacttgcCAACTTTCTAAACGGTGTCATTTGGGTTATTTATGCCCTTATTAAATTCGACCTTTTCATTTTG ATTGGAAATGGACTAGGGACAGTATCAGGAGCAGTACAACTTATACTTTATGCTTGTTATTACAAGACAACACcaaaagatgatgaagaagaggataATCATTCTAAGGCTAACTCTCAGTTACAACTCAGTAGCAACCTGCAGGGACAAGTGAAAGGAGTTCCAGTTTGA
- the LOC108855294 gene encoding protein KINESIN LIGHT CHAIN-RELATED 2, with protein MEIGESHDRGKDESAAIQTSPRSPLSSIDLAMDGAVNASIEQLYHNVCEMESSDDQSPSRASFISYGAESRIDLELRHLVGGDVGERKKDIISEKKEETNNDGSKNRGGDLSHKKPGESKKTSPKSRTLGSRRSPDLKKASVDDQESPELGPSLLKQARELVSSGENLNRALDLALRAVKAFEKRVEGDKQQGLNLVMSLHILAAIYAGLGKYNEAVPVLERSIEIPMIEDGEDHSLAKFAGCMQLGDMYGLMGQVENSLLLYTAGLEIQRQVLGETDPRVGETCRYLAEAHVQAMQFEEASRLCQMALDIHKENGSNATASIEEAADRKLMGLICDARGDYEVALEHYVLASMAMSSQNHREDVASIDCSIGDAYMSLARFDESIFAYQKALAVFKQSKGESHSSVASVYVRLADLYNKIGKLRDSKSYCENALRIYLKPSPGTPMEEVATGFIEISAIYQSMNELEQALKLLRRALKIYANAPGQQNTVAGIEAQMGVISYMMGSYPESYSIFKSAVSKFRNSGEKKTALFGIALNQMGLACVQRYAINEAADLFEEAKGILENECGPYHPDTLAVYSNLAGTYDAMGRLEDAIEILEYVVGTREEKLGTANPEVEDEKQRLAALLKEAGRGRSKRNRALLTLLDNNPEIEPNCGQRPVY; from the exons ATGGAGATAGGGGAGAGCCATGACAGGGGTAAAGACGAGTCCGCTGCCATTCAAACGTCGCCGAGGAGTCCCTTAAGCTCCATAGATCTCGCCATGGACGGTGCCGTGAACGCTTCCATCGAGCAGCTCTATCACAACGTCTGCGAAATGGAGAGCTCCGATGACCAATCCCCCTCGAGGGCGAGTTTCATCTCCTACGGAGCTGAGTCAAGAATCGATCTGGAGCTGAGGCATCTCGTGGGAGGAGATGTtggagagagaaagaaagatattATCTCGgagaagaaagaggaaactAACAACGACGGGAGTAAAAACAGAGGAGGTGACTTGAGTCACAAGAAACCAGGTGAATCCAAAAAAACAAGCCCTAAATCGAGAACCCTCGGATCGAGAAGATCTCCTGATCTCAAGAAGGCTTCTGTGGATGATCAGGAGAGTCCTGAGCTCGGTCCCTCGCTGTTGAAGCAAGCCAGAGAGTTGGTTTCATCAGGCGAGAATCTGAACAGAGCTCTTGATTTAGCGTTACGTGCGGTGAAAGCTTTCGAGAAACGTGTTGAAGGAGATAAACAACAAGGGCTGAACCTGGTCATGTCTCTGCATATCTTGGCAGCGATCTACGCCGGTTTAGGTAAATACAACGAAGCTGTTCCTGTTCTCGAACGGTCCATCGAGATACCGATGATAGAAGACGGCGAGGATCACTCCTTAGCCAAGTTCGCAGGGTGCATGCAGCTCGGCGACATGTACGGCCTAATGGGCCAAGTCGAAAACTCGCTTCTCCTCTACACAGCAGGTCTGGAGATTCAAAGACAAGTTCTCGGAGAGACGGATCCGCGAGTAGGCGAAACGTGTCGGTACCTAGCGGAAGCTCACGTCCAAGCGATGCAGTTCGAGGAAGCCTCGAGGCTCTGTCAAATGGCGTTAGACATACACAAAGAGAACGGTTCCAACGCTACGGCTTCAATCGAAGAAGCTGCGGATAGAAAACTCATGGGACTCATCTGCGACGCCAGAGGCGACTACGAGGTCGCGCTCGAGCATTACGTTCTAGCGAGCATGGCGATGTCGTCGCAGAACCACAGAGAAGACGTCGCGTCGATAGATTGTAGCATCGGTGATGCCTACATGTCTCTAGCGAGGTTCGACGAGTCGATATTCGCGTACCAGAAGGCTTTGGCTGTGTTTAAACAGTCCAAAGGAGAGAGTCATTCCTCTGTGGCTTCCGTTTACGTCAGGCTTGCTGATCTCTACAACAAGATTGGGAAGCTGCGAGATTCCAAGTCATACTGCGAAAACGCGCTTAGGATATACCTAAAGCCGTCTCCGGGGACACCGATGGAAGAGGTCGCGACTGGTTTTATAGAGATCTCTGCGATATATCAGTCGATGAACGAGCTTGAACAAGCGCTTAAGCTGCTGAGACGCGCGTTGAAGATATATGCGAACGCTCCGGGGCAACAGAACACGGTTGCTGGTATCGAAGCTCAGATGGGTGTGATCTCTTACATGATGGGGAGCTATCCTGAGTCGTACAGCATTTTCAAGAGCGCGGTTTCGAAGTTTCGAAACAGCGGAGAGAAGAAGACGGCTCTCTTTGGGATTGCGTTGAACCAGATGGGACTTGCGTGCGTCCAACGTTACGCGATCAACGAAGCTGCGGATTTGTTTGAAGAAGCGAAAGGGATTTTGGAGAATGAGTGTGGACCGTACCATCCAGACACGTTGGCGGTTTACAGTAACCTTGCTGGAACGTACGACGCAATGGGAAG GTTAGAGGATGCTATAGAGATACTAGAGTATGTTGTTGGGACAAGAGAGGAGAAGCTTGGGACGGCGAATCCGGAGGTTGAGGACGAGAAGCAGAGGCTAGCTGCGTTGTTGAAAGAAGCTGGAAGAGGAAGGAGCAAAAGAAACAGAGCGCTTCTTACTCTTTTGGACAACAACCCTGAGATTGAACCGAACTGTGGGCAGAGACCGGTTTATTGA